A single genomic interval of Lewinellaceae bacterium harbors:
- a CDS encoding Ig-like domain-containing protein, translated as MRIVRKHGYFVKSLIFLLFPAFLVAQQTAGTRKAPELLLALGTGQSSGHIATLYVKNEASEPVVLHPASYYVPAHHGYQSYVGYLPEALTIGPDTVQSIPLYGYCTDVHRAPAPGGLAMSIGDWILVAADADSTNASFTLQPGPRVKPFGIVDRNALTFSGAPKKDSSSLYACWPDNHQSIPVTINPGADAKSTAALIVKLVQQIDAEVPAMQSSASLATPYHGNPEAERQGVTQHAIWLTMGVLTGKQYTQEDFVRKMTKLWREQSGDLPAEEKTSGDQTLEESLPMLWQQFVAAAQSAGVLTPGPDPVRASFEAGNTVTSPWNHIDLTSPAMKPGKLAPWMIWAPAGAVVLGGATTAFLLSRDTTNPGPTPNPKLVVRNDAVTMACDGQANVSPLENDDGDGLFIKFITPVSAATVEIDATGHTLQISNLRQSTDFTISILVEDQYGQQASGTISVTVQKPAVQAVNDNYSTPFGIPVDGQVLDNDQGSDLIVISYDQPAGGTLTIQSNGSMNFVPSPGFSGTTSAKYTVQGPCDTRSEATISIEVAAPTCDTKAEFETSAASCGGFDGAATVLITPEGSYSYLWSNSATGSGVDEVASGNYTVTVTDENGCAQAFSVSIPENKAEYIQEYSTSPANCLGAGGDIFLRIDGPNSSPLAIVATGPDGEHGIVRQPGAIHLKEQFPILPGSWHIRVNGLEDAAHCVAELDLEVEDTSAAIITTRDVITVFTGSTYQGNVLRNDHGLALKVIDFNQPEAGILLLQTDGSFSYSAPAERTGEFVFTYRVMDACGHEAQQESVIQVISDPCDFEVEFDVQASICGTAQGTIQASVYPVGDYSFLWSNGATTTALTGLKSGNYEVIVNPLGKDCPRSIKVTVPDSAFTFITDTITFPGTCQDGGNIRFTLESPTDDPVILQISGPSGASQISLNPGTYNLDAIFPVPSGVYTLTAFQAQSPTDCAQTLEITVPDATPAMVLAPDSLSTPFRTPVSGNVLDNDSGSGLKVISAFNIEGGTLRIEMGGDFSFNPHGNFSGLGHFSYIVQDACGRKDTGQVTIQVYSATCSLTPAFDITPATCGSANGSIHLLIENEGNYTFDWSNGDTSSTASHLAAGSYQVVVTSNVLGCMQSFEQTVPNTPAHFINDLKIIQPDCPNPGDIILALTSTDTQALRLDVRLGTTTKSFLVPVDTVRLSDYMTVLPGMYTLRVRIAEGDTTCSETTTAELIPSVGLAIATTSIIPASGPMSSDGSMTIQVTTKGVLPYQIYINDSYYGSIPFEMFSIFNLSAGKYRVRIRDAIGCISNLLEVQIPVAPLALEGSLGLTLAEYPATTTESITPDHIVFSSITGIWNQSIAGMTGQLAAWLEPFTYFGSDASHHLGGFLSISESMRLAHGQRGPFGSQLAIGAGSSIALVEATNPWRTFQPYLHLNAQGQYQFKGKLIVRLQAKLDVWSGYWHPVIQGGLVLPVRIKTMQNKWKRVIPEMK; from the coding sequence GCTCCCGGCGGTCTGGCCATGTCTATCGGAGACTGGATCCTGGTTGCCGCCGATGCCGACAGCACCAATGCGTCCTTTACCCTGCAGCCTGGTCCCCGGGTCAAACCCTTCGGTATCGTGGATCGCAATGCCCTCACCTTTTCAGGAGCACCTAAAAAAGATTCCAGCAGCCTGTATGCCTGCTGGCCGGACAACCACCAGTCGATTCCCGTCACGATCAATCCGGGTGCTGATGCGAAATCCACCGCTGCGCTTATCGTAAAATTAGTCCAGCAGATCGATGCAGAGGTACCCGCCATGCAATCCAGTGCATCGCTAGCCACACCCTATCATGGCAATCCGGAGGCAGAACGTCAGGGTGTCACCCAGCATGCAATCTGGCTGACGATGGGAGTGCTCACTGGCAAGCAGTACACCCAGGAAGATTTTGTCCGTAAAATGACCAAGCTGTGGCGCGAACAGTCCGGAGACCTGCCTGCCGAAGAAAAAACTTCCGGAGACCAGACCCTGGAGGAATCGCTGCCTATGTTGTGGCAACAATTTGTGGCGGCAGCTCAATCAGCCGGGGTTTTAACCCCTGGTCCTGATCCAGTCCGTGCATCCTTTGAAGCAGGAAATACCGTCACCAGCCCCTGGAATCACATCGACCTCACCAGCCCGGCGATGAAACCGGGCAAACTGGCACCCTGGATGATCTGGGCTCCCGCAGGCGCCGTAGTCCTTGGTGGCGCTACTACAGCCTTTCTGTTAAGCCGTGACACTACAAATCCCGGGCCTACACCCAATCCTAAACTGGTCGTACGCAACGATGCTGTGACCATGGCCTGTGATGGGCAGGCAAATGTCAGCCCGTTGGAAAACGACGATGGGGACGGCTTATTCATTAAGTTCATTACGCCCGTCAGTGCTGCCACCGTGGAGATCGATGCCACCGGTCACACCCTCCAGATCAGCAATCTCCGGCAATCGACTGATTTTACGATTTCAATACTGGTTGAAGACCAGTATGGCCAGCAAGCTTCCGGCACCATAAGTGTTACTGTTCAAAAACCAGCTGTCCAGGCCGTTAATGACAATTACAGCACGCCCTTTGGCATACCCGTTGATGGTCAGGTGCTGGACAACGATCAGGGTTCCGACCTAATCGTCATTTCCTATGATCAGCCTGCCGGTGGAACACTCACCATCCAGTCGAATGGGTCCATGAATTTTGTTCCTTCTCCGGGATTTTCAGGCACAACTTCAGCCAAATACACCGTGCAAGGCCCGTGTGATACCCGGTCTGAAGCAACCATCAGCATTGAAGTCGCCGCACCTACCTGCGACACCAAAGCGGAATTTGAAACATCAGCTGCTTCCTGTGGTGGCTTCGACGGAGCGGCAACCGTGCTCATTACGCCAGAGGGTAGTTACTCGTACCTGTGGTCAAACAGCGCCACCGGATCGGGCGTGGATGAGGTAGCGAGTGGCAATTATACGGTTACAGTCACCGATGAAAACGGCTGCGCCCAGGCCTTCTCCGTATCCATCCCGGAAAATAAAGCAGAATATATTCAGGAATACAGTACCAGCCCGGCAAATTGTCTGGGTGCCGGTGGTGATATCTTTTTGCGTATTGATGGCCCCAATAGCTCTCCACTGGCCATCGTAGCTACCGGTCCGGATGGAGAGCATGGCATCGTCCGTCAGCCGGGAGCAATTCATCTGAAGGAACAATTCCCCATCCTGCCGGGAAGCTGGCACATCCGTGTCAACGGACTGGAGGATGCGGCACACTGCGTCGCGGAGCTTGATTTGGAAGTGGAAGATACTTCAGCAGCCATCATTACCACCCGCGATGTGATCACCGTATTTACCGGAAGCACGTACCAGGGCAATGTGCTTAGAAACGACCATGGTCTTGCCTTAAAAGTCATCGACTTCAACCAGCCGGAAGCAGGAATCCTGCTGTTGCAGACCGATGGCAGCTTCAGTTACAGCGCTCCGGCGGAGCGCACCGGCGAATTTGTTTTTACTTACCGGGTCATGGATGCCTGTGGTCACGAAGCCCAGCAGGAAAGTGTGATCCAGGTTATCTCGGATCCCTGCGATTTTGAAGTGGAATTCGATGTACAAGCCAGTATTTGCGGAACAGCCCAGGGAACGATTCAGGCTTCCGTGTACCCGGTGGGTGACTATTCGTTTTTGTGGTCCAATGGAGCCACCACCACAGCCCTTACCGGATTAAAAAGCGGTAATTACGAGGTGATTGTCAATCCGCTGGGAAAGGACTGTCCCCGGAGCATCAAGGTCACCGTACCGGATTCAGCCTTTACCTTTATTACCGACACCATTACATTTCCAGGCACCTGCCAGGATGGAGGCAATATCCGCTTTACCCTTGAATCACCTACGGATGATCCGGTTATATTGCAAATATCAGGACCGTCAGGCGCTTCACAGATCTCCTTAAATCCGGGCACCTACAACCTGGATGCCATCTTTCCGGTACCTTCCGGGGTTTATACCCTGACGGCATTCCAGGCACAATCACCGACCGACTGCGCCCAGACCCTGGAGATCACCGTACCTGATGCAACACCAGCTATGGTATTGGCCCCGGACTCTCTTTCCACTCCGTTCAGGACTCCGGTATCCGGCAATGTGCTTGACAATGACTCCGGTTCCGGACTGAAAGTTATTTCTGCCTTTAACATCGAAGGGGGCACCCTGCGTATCGAAATGGGCGGTGATTTCAGCTTCAATCCTCACGGCAATTTTTCCGGACTGGGCCATTTCTCCTACATCGTGCAGGATGCCTGCGGGAGAAAAGACACCGGCCAGGTGACCATACAGGTCTATTCCGCAACCTGCAGCCTGACGCCTGCATTCGATATCACACCGGCTACGTGTGGCAGCGCAAATGGTTCTATCCATCTGCTTATCGAGAACGAAGGGAACTACACCTTTGACTGGAGTAATGGCGATACGTCAAGCACTGCAAGTCATTTGGCCGCCGGTAGCTACCAGGTGGTGGTTACCAGCAATGTATTGGGCTGCATGCAGAGCTTTGAACAGACGGTACCCAATACCCCGGCACATTTTATCAATGATCTAAAAATCATCCAACCGGATTGTCCGAATCCAGGCGACATCATTCTGGCACTGACTTCTACCGACACCCAGGCGTTGAGGTTGGACGTCAGGTTGGGCACTACGACAAAATCTTTTTTAGTACCGGTCGATACAGTCCGCCTATCCGATTACATGACCGTATTACCCGGCATGTACACCTTGCGGGTACGGATTGCAGAGGGCGACACCACGTGCAGTGAAACCACCACTGCCGAATTAATACCCAGTGTAGGACTGGCGATAGCCACAACCTCCATCATCCCGGCCAGCGGTCCGATGTCCTCGGATGGGAGTATGACCATTCAGGTGACCACCAAAGGTGTACTCCCCTATCAGATCTACATCAACGACAGTTACTACGGATCGATTCCATTCGAAATGTTTTCCATTTTTAACCTGTCAGCCGGTAAATACCGCGTGCGTATCCGGGACGCCATTGGGTGTATTTCCAATTTGCTGGAAGTGCAAATACCTGTCGCTCCTTTAGCTCTGGAAGGATCCTTAGGCCTGACGTTAGCCGAATACCCTGCCACGACCACAGAAAGCATTACACCCGATCATATCGTATTTTCATCCATAACTGGTATCTGGAATCAATCCATCGCCGGAATGACCGGACAACTTGCCGCCTGGCTGGAGCCATTTACCTATTTCGGATCGGATGCAAGCCATCATCTTGGTGGATTCCTCTCGATCAGCGAATCCATGCGGCTCGCTCATGGTCAGCGTGGACCTTTCGGAAGTCAATTAGCCATCGGAGCAGGATCCAGCATTGCGCTGGTTGAGGCCACGAATCCCTGGAGGACATTCCAGCCTTATCTGCATCTGAATGCACAGGGGCAATACCAATTCAAAGGCAAATTAATAGTCCGCCTGCAGGCGAAATTGGACGTCTGGTCAGGATATTGGCATCCGGTCATTCAGGGTGGACTCGTTTTGCCTGTACGGATAAAGACCATGCAGAATAAGTGGAAAAGGGTGATTCCGGAAATGAAATGA
- a CDS encoding glycosyl hydrolase: MKKLWIMLPLVALMVTSIWAQRPRSRDAAAAPMTEKKAQSAINDQTLSGLKWRNIGPAFTSGRIVDLAIHPNNDNIWYVAVASGGVWKTENAGVTFTPIFDHEGSYSIGCITLDPNNPDVIWLGTGENDGGRHIGFGDGVYRSTDGGNTWKNMGLKASEHIAKIIVHPHNPNKIWVASQGPLWSSGGERGLYVSEDGGTTWTKTLGDDAFTGVTDLVMDPRDPDRLYAATWQHQRTIASFMSGGPESAIHLSTDGGKTWSKLTNGLPKGNMGKICLAISPQNPDVVYTDIELDRRTGGFWRSDDRGASWKKMSDAVSGGTGPHYYQELYASPHAFDRVYLMDVRIQVSDDGGKTFRTLSENDKHSDNHAMAFRADDPNYLLVGCDGGLWESFDLADNWRFFGNLPITQYYKVAVDNKKPFYHVFGGTQDNGSHGGPSRTDTRQGIRNADWYITLGADGYQSATEPGNPNIGYAETQEGGMHRIDRITGEQVYIQPQPAEGEPFERFNWDAPIVVSSHDPARLYFASQRMWRSNDRGDSWTPISGDLTKNENRMELEIMGKKQSWDAPWDVLAMSNYNTIASIAESAVDGNILYAGTDDGIIQATQDGGKTWTRIDVSALPGVPATAFVNDIKADLFDANTVYVCLDNHKYGDYHPYVAKSTDMGKTWSSLVNNLPERTLTWRLVQDPVKKDLLFLATEFGIYCSLNGGQEWVSLKGGLPTISFRDLAIQPEENDLVAASFGRGFFILDDYGFLRDLTPATMDQDAALYTGRPALWFRQRSVVNDQGATRYEAPNPDFGAVFTYYLKDVPSTMKADRQKAEKDLAKADKDIAFPGWDKVTAEKREEGAQLWFTIKDAQGNIVQRFSERPKKGINRVNWDLSTLSKNPIPLEQRRGGAGGGGFFRRGGGIMATPGSYTVSMAMEKDGEIKTLAGPESFEVKALWDGALPRKSDAEIKKFANDIAQLMADVTNTGNDLDQAKNRIMAMETAAGRTQKEVPGIYKSIFDLKQQILDMDTKFNANGPQEEIGEKMDPTIRDYMFTAFRGGMTTYGPTEMHLQSMRIARDKLTAFQAQLKEVVNQENALEKQLMAAGAPMIEGATQNR; this comes from the coding sequence ATGAAAAAACTATGGATTATGCTGCCCCTGGTTGCCCTAATGGTTACCAGTATTTGGGCGCAACGACCACGATCGCGTGATGCGGCGGCAGCTCCGATGACGGAGAAGAAAGCCCAGTCAGCGATCAATGATCAGACTTTGTCAGGACTAAAATGGCGCAACATTGGCCCTGCTTTTACATCAGGCCGGATTGTCGACCTGGCTATCCATCCGAATAATGATAATATCTGGTATGTAGCAGTGGCTTCCGGCGGCGTATGGAAGACCGAGAATGCCGGCGTTACCTTTACCCCGATCTTCGATCACGAAGGATCTTACTCGATCGGTTGCATCACCCTTGATCCGAATAATCCGGATGTGATCTGGTTAGGCACCGGCGAAAATGACGGTGGCCGTCACATTGGTTTTGGTGACGGTGTGTACCGGAGTACCGACGGAGGCAATACCTGGAAGAACATGGGATTAAAAGCTTCCGAGCACATTGCCAAGATCATCGTCCATCCACATAATCCCAATAAGATCTGGGTTGCTTCCCAGGGTCCGTTATGGAGTTCAGGAGGCGAGCGGGGATTATACGTATCCGAGGACGGAGGGACCACCTGGACCAAGACGCTGGGTGACGACGCCTTTACCGGAGTTACTGATCTCGTGATGGATCCCCGGGATCCGGACCGTTTGTATGCGGCTACCTGGCAGCATCAGCGCACCATTGCATCCTTTATGAGTGGTGGGCCGGAGTCGGCCATCCATCTGAGTACGGATGGTGGCAAGACCTGGAGTAAATTGACCAATGGCCTGCCAAAAGGCAACATGGGTAAGATTTGCCTGGCTATTTCTCCCCAAAACCCGGATGTAGTGTATACCGACATCGAACTTGATCGTCGTACCGGCGGATTTTGGCGTTCGGATGACCGGGGCGCTTCCTGGAAAAAAATGTCGGACGCCGTCTCGGGTGGTACCGGACCACACTATTATCAGGAACTATATGCCAGCCCGCATGCATTTGACCGCGTATATCTGATGGATGTACGCATTCAGGTTTCTGATGACGGAGGCAAGACCTTCCGTACGTTAAGCGAAAACGATAAACACTCCGATAACCATGCCATGGCATTCCGTGCCGATGATCCCAACTACTTGCTGGTAGGTTGTGATGGTGGCCTGTGGGAAAGCTTCGACCTGGCGGACAACTGGAGGTTCTTCGGCAATTTGCCCATCACCCAGTATTACAAAGTAGCGGTGGATAATAAGAAGCCATTCTACCACGTGTTCGGTGGAACGCAGGATAATGGTAGCCACGGCGGTCCTTCCCGTACCGACACCCGGCAGGGAATTCGAAATGCAGACTGGTACATCACCCTGGGTGCGGACGGCTATCAGTCGGCGACCGAACCGGGTAATCCTAATATTGGTTACGCCGAAACACAGGAAGGTGGTATGCACCGTATCGATCGCATCACCGGCGAACAAGTTTACATCCAGCCCCAGCCAGCCGAAGGTGAGCCCTTCGAACGATTCAACTGGGATGCACCCATCGTCGTGAGCAGCCACGACCCGGCACGGTTGTATTTTGCATCACAACGTATGTGGCGCTCCAATGATCGCGGAGACAGCTGGACCCCGATTTCCGGGGATCTGACTAAAAATGAAAACCGCATGGAGCTGGAGATCATGGGTAAGAAGCAAAGCTGGGATGCTCCCTGGGACGTCCTCGCGATGTCCAATTACAATACCATTGCTTCCATTGCAGAATCGGCAGTAGATGGTAACATCCTGTATGCCGGTACCGACGATGGTATCATCCAGGCGACTCAGGATGGAGGTAAAACCTGGACCCGCATTGACGTGAGTGCTTTACCCGGAGTTCCGGCAACAGCATTTGTCAATGACATCAAGGCGGACTTGTTCGACGCCAATACCGTCTATGTTTGTCTCGATAATCACAAATACGGCGACTATCATCCCTATGTGGCCAAGAGTACGGATATGGGCAAGACCTGGAGCTCACTGGTAAACAATCTGCCGGAGCGCACTCTCACGTGGCGGTTGGTGCAGGATCCGGTAAAAAAAGACCTGCTGTTCCTGGCAACGGAATTTGGAATTTATTGCTCCCTGAATGGCGGACAGGAATGGGTCAGCCTGAAAGGTGGCCTGCCTACCATCTCATTCCGTGACCTGGCCATTCAGCCGGAAGAAAATGATCTGGTGGCTGCTTCCTTTGGCCGCGGTTTCTTCATCCTTGATGATTACGGTTTTCTGCGTGACCTGACTCCGGCCACCATGGATCAGGATGCAGCGCTGTACACCGGTCGTCCAGCCTTATGGTTCCGTCAGCGTTCTGTTGTCAACGATCAGGGCGCTACGCGTTATGAAGCACCAAATCCCGATTTCGGTGCGGTGTTTACCTATTACCTGAAAGATGTTCCTTCAACCATGAAAGCAGATCGCCAAAAAGCTGAGAAAGATTTGGCCAAGGCCGATAAGGACATTGCTTTCCCGGGATGGGATAAGGTGACGGCGGAAAAGAGGGAAGAAGGGGCACAGTTGTGGTTTACCATCAAGGATGCCCAGGGTAATATCGTACAACGCTTTTCGGAAAGGCCTAAAAAAGGCATCAACCGGGTCAATTGGGATTTGAGTACGTTATCCAAAAACCCGATCCCGCTTGAACAGCGTCGTGGTGGAGCTGGTGGTGGTGGATTCTTCCGCAGGGGAGGAGGCATCATGGCTACTCCTGGAAGTTATACCGTCAGCATGGCCATGGAGAAAGATGGCGAAATCAAGACCCTGGCCGGACCGGAATCGTTTGAAGTAAAAGCGCTCTGGGATGGCGCTTTGCCTCGAAAATCGGATGCCGAGATCAAGAAATTTGCAAACGATATTGCTCAGTTGATGGCGGATGTCACCAACACGGGTAATGACCTTGACCAGGCCAAAAACCGGATCATGGCGATGGAAACGGCTGCTGGACGTACCCAGAAAGAGGTACCCGGAATCTATAAGTCCATCTTTGACCTCAAACAGCAGATCCTGGACATGGACACCAAATTCAATGCAAATGGACCGCAGGAAGAAATTGGAGAAAAAATGGATCCTACGATCCGCGATTATATGTTTACCGCCTTCCGGGGAGGTATGACCACCTACGGTCCTACCGAAATGCACCTGCAAAGCATGCGCATAGCCCGGGATAAATTAACAGCCTTCCAGGCTCAACTGAAGGAGGTCGTTAATCAGGAAAACGCATTGGAAAAACAACTGATGGCAGCAGGAGCTCCCATGATTGAAGGAGCGACTCAGAACAGATAA
- a CDS encoding heme-binding domain-containing protein, with translation MVKKILIGLLALFVIIQFFRPERNLSGDETYGLETKYTVPAEIKGLLKGACNDCHSNYTRYPWYASVQPVAWWLANHVNDGKRHLNFSSFTNRRIAFQNHKLEETAEMLEKKEMPLPSYTYLGLHPDAKLSDAQRQTLINWAHDQMDQLKAQYPPDSLVMPRRNPPPGQ, from the coding sequence ATGGTCAAGAAGATATTGATAGGACTGCTCGCACTTTTTGTCATCATTCAATTTTTTCGCCCGGAGCGGAATTTGTCCGGTGATGAAACCTACGGACTGGAAACAAAATACACCGTGCCTGCCGAAATCAAAGGTTTGCTTAAGGGAGCCTGCAACGACTGCCACAGTAATTACACCCGGTATCCCTGGTATGCCAGTGTCCAACCGGTGGCCTGGTGGTTGGCTAACCATGTGAATGATGGAAAACGGCACTTGAATTTTTCCAGCTTCACCAACCGTCGCATTGCTTTCCAGAATCACAAGCTGGAAGAGACCGCCGAGATGCTCGAAAAGAAGGAAATGCCCCTGCCGTCCTACACCTATCTGGGGCTGCATCCGGATGCCAAATTATCGGATGCACAACGGCAGACACTAATCAACTGGGCTCATGATCAGATGGATCAGCTAAAGGCCCAATATCCGCCGGACAGTCTGGTCATGCCCAGGAGGAATCCGCCTCCCGGACAATAA